The region CACTACAATGGCCAGTACGCCTGCAAAAATCGGTCGATGAATAAAAAACTTAGACAGCATAGGTCTGAATCACTTTGAATTTGATGAATTTTAGGTTGAGTTTTACAACTGAATCAGCTGTATGGATATTCATTGAGATAGTACCTAAACACAAGTCATTCTCACATAAAAATACGTACAAATATAATTCGTGAAGAAAATATGTAGGCTGAAGTAAAAGCATGAATTTGTTGAATGATCGTTTTTTACTCTCAAATGTATTTTTTTAACGTACAATAATCTTCCATATAATAAAAAATGCCTTACTGGCTCTAGTTATAATTAAAAGAAAACTATGACTCAATCTCCATTATCACCCTTTAAGGGTAAAAGCGGTTTTAAACGTATTACCAATGCCACTGGATATTCCTTATCCGGCTTTAAAGCTGCCTATCTCAACGAAGCAGCATTTCGGCAAATTGTACTGATTAATAGCATTCTCATTCCTGTCTCATTTTTCTTAGACGTGAATGCATTTGAACAAGCATTAATGATTGCTGTATGTTTACTCGCTTTGATCGTAGAACTATTTAATTCAGCGATTGAAGCTGTAGTTGATCGAATTTCTTTAGAAAGACATGAACTTTCTAAAAATGCCAAAGATATGGGCAGTGCAGCTCAGTTTGTTGCTTTAGCAATCATCTTCTTTACTTGGACAATTATTCTTTTACATTAATTTAATTACAAAAATAAAAAACCCTGCTTGCGCAGGGTTTTTTAGAATCGATTCAGTGCTTATGCAGAGAATTGATTCATTGTGTTTTTCGCATCGTCACCCGCTTTAAGAGCGTTGTCACCAGCGAAGATTTCTTTGTGGTCATCACCAATGTCAGAACCAGCCATTGCTTGGTGTTTCACACAAGCGATACCGCCGCGGATTTCTTTACGTTGAACGCCAGCAACATAAGCCAACATACCTTCAGAACCGAAGTAACCTTGAGCAAGCTCGTGAGTAGAAAGAGCAGCTGTGTGGTAAGTAGGCAGAGTGATCAAGTGGTGGAATACACCCGCTTCACGAGAAGCATCTGCTTGGAATGTACGAACTTTTTCGTCAGCTTCAGCAGCTAATTCAGTGTTGTCGTACTCAGCGCTCATGAGTTTAGCACGGTCGTATGCAGATACGTCTTTACCTTCAGCAACCCAACGGTCGTACGCT is a window of Acinetobacter sp. ASP199 DNA encoding:
- a CDS encoding diacylglycerol kinase, with protein sequence MTQSPLSPFKGKSGFKRITNATGYSLSGFKAAYLNEAAFRQIVLINSILIPVSFFLDVNAFEQALMIAVCLLALIVELFNSAIEAVVDRISLERHELSKNAKDMGSAAQFVALAIIFFTWTIILLH